Proteins encoded together in one Diabrotica undecimpunctata isolate CICGRU chromosome 3, icDiaUnde3, whole genome shotgun sequence window:
- the LOC140435575 gene encoding uncharacterized protein produces MSSETFQQAFLDLGSKEYNLQDSLNVIQSFTCHLYGLKKLDDVNQARIVIFNKTYKVKDTSQPFSLNIRNYDACNLPPCQSELLQQVLRTRFIACMWSNAHNAKIIDLLPTDYGWKIVDGKFEMIWFAGDQLPKAYEDVVITPDTLEDTPELDTQSEDEIEPEEEDDSTDEDEN; encoded by the exons ATGAGTTCAGAAACTTTCCAACAAGCATTTCTGGATTTAGGATCAAAGGAGTATAATCTGCAGGATTCTTTAAACGTCATACAGTCTTTTACTTGCCACTTGTATGGGCTAAAAAAGTTAGACGATGTCAATCAAGCCAGGATTGTCATCTTCAATAAGACGTACAAGGTAAAGGACACATCACAACCCTTCTCCTTGAATATCCGGAATTACGATGCGTGCAACTTGCCACCCTGTCAATCGGAGTTACTCCAACAAGTGTTACGCACAAGATTCATTGCATGTATGTGGAGTAATGCCCATAATGCAAAAATTATTGATCTTTTACCAACGGACTATGGATGGAAAATAGTCGACGGAAAGTTCGAAATGATCTGGTTTGCAGGTGATCAATTGCCGAAAGCGTATGAAGATGTAGTCATAACACCTGATACTCTTGAGGATACTCCAGAATTAG ATACGCAATCTGAGGATGAAATCGAgccagaagaagaagatgattctACCGATGaagatgaaaattaa